The following are from one region of the Cytobacillus firmus genome:
- a CDS encoding aminopeptidase, with protein sequence MSQFQTNLEKYAELAVKVGVNVQKGQTLVINTTLDSAELVRTIVKKAYEAGAHNVVVNWSDDAVTRTKYDLAPDESFSEYPEWRAKEVEDLAEKGAAFMSIVSASPDLLKGVKSERIASFQKAAGQALAKYRKFIQSDKVSWTVIAAPSQAWANMVFPEAPEESRVEMLWDAIFKATRADLDNPVEAWKKHDETLHEKVDYLNSKRYQKLHYKALGTDLTIELPKGHLWVGAGSVNEQGHEFMANMPTEEVFTVPYKTGVNGTVSSTKPLSYGGNIIDNFSLTFENGRIVDVKAEEGEEILKQLVETDEGSHYLGEVALVPFNSPISKSNLLFYNTLFDENASNHLAIGSAYAFCIEGGKKMSSEELGENGLNESLTHVDFMIGSAEMDIDGITEDGSAEPVFRKGDWAF encoded by the coding sequence ATGAGTCAATTTCAAACGAATTTAGAGAAATACGCAGAGCTTGCAGTGAAGGTCGGCGTAAATGTACAAAAGGGTCAGACACTGGTTATTAACACAACACTTGATTCAGCTGAACTGGTTCGCACTATTGTGAAAAAGGCATATGAAGCAGGAGCTCATAACGTTGTTGTGAACTGGAGCGATGATGCGGTCACACGCACAAAGTACGATTTGGCACCGGACGAGTCTTTCTCGGAATACCCGGAATGGCGTGCAAAGGAAGTCGAAGATTTAGCTGAAAAGGGTGCGGCATTCATGTCAATCGTTTCAGCAAGCCCTGATTTGCTGAAAGGCGTGAAATCAGAGCGAATCGCAAGCTTCCAGAAAGCAGCCGGACAGGCGCTTGCAAAATACCGCAAATTCATCCAATCCGATAAAGTGAGCTGGACAGTTATCGCAGCTCCTTCTCAAGCATGGGCAAACATGGTATTCCCTGAAGCTCCGGAGGAATCCAGAGTGGAAATGCTTTGGGACGCTATTTTCAAAGCCACTCGCGCTGACCTGGATAACCCGGTTGAAGCCTGGAAAAAGCATGATGAAACACTTCATGAAAAAGTGGATTACTTAAACAGCAAGCGATATCAGAAGCTTCACTATAAAGCTCTAGGCACAGACCTGACAATCGAGCTTCCAAAAGGCCATTTATGGGTCGGAGCAGGCAGTGTGAATGAACAGGGGCACGAATTCATGGCGAACATGCCGACTGAAGAAGTGTTCACAGTACCATACAAGACAGGTGTGAACGGTACAGTTTCCAGCACAAAGCCTCTAAGCTATGGCGGAAACATCATCGATAACTTCAGCCTGACATTTGAAAACGGCCGCATTGTCGATGTGAAAGCAGAAGAAGGAGAAGAAATCCTTAAGCAGCTGGTTGAGACAGATGAAGGCTCCCACTACCTTGGTGAAGTGGCACTGGTTCCTTTCAACTCGCCAATTTCCAAGTCCAATCTGCTTTTCTATAATACTTTATTTGATGAAAATGCTTCAAACCACCTTGCCATTGGCAGTGCGTATGCATTCTGTATTGAAGGCGGCAAGAAAATGTCCAGTGAAGAACTGGGTGAAAACGGCTTGAACGAAAGCTTAACACATGTTGATTTCATGATCGGTTCCGCTGAAATGGATATCGACGGAATCACTGAAGACGGCAGCGCTGAACCTGTATTCAGAAAAGGTGACTGGGCCTTTTAA
- the panF gene encoding sodium/pantothenate symporter, producing MNWQVIAPLIFFLVIIFLVGLWSSRKIDTGSSFLQDYFLGGRQLGGFILAMTMIATYGSASSFIGGPGVAYTQGLGWVLLAMSQVVTGYFVLMVLGKKFAIIARKYNAVTLIDFLKERYNSKWVVWLSSLSIIIFLFSAMAAQWVGGARLIESLTGLSYLSALFIFAASVMVYVVIGGFRAVAVTDAVQGGIMFIGTMILLVAVIVAGGGIPNIISDLSSENPNLITPFGFDGGLTPLYVSSFWILVGVGVVGLPQVAVRAMSYKNARAMHRAIIIGTIVVGFIMLGMHLIGVFARPILPGIEVGDKVMPMIAMEVLPPWLAGIVLAAPMAAIMSTVDSLLLLVSSAIVKDVYINYIKPDAEESTVKKMSFAVTALLGVLVCIMALSPPDLLIWLNLFSFGGLEAAFIWPVVLGLYWAKGNKYGAVASMITGTASYILFHTFYPNALGMNTVVLPIALSLAAYIAVSLFTEKTAPAAAEI from the coding sequence ATGAACTGGCAGGTTATTGCTCCTCTTATCTTCTTTTTAGTCATTATTTTTCTGGTGGGCTTATGGTCCAGCAGAAAGATTGATACCGGCAGTTCGTTTCTGCAGGATTATTTTCTTGGAGGAAGGCAGCTGGGCGGTTTTATTCTGGCCATGACCATGATTGCCACATACGGAAGTGCCAGCAGCTTCATTGGAGGTCCCGGTGTTGCATACACACAGGGGCTTGGCTGGGTACTGCTTGCCATGTCGCAAGTTGTTACCGGTTATTTCGTCCTCATGGTACTGGGGAAAAAGTTTGCGATAATAGCAAGAAAGTATAATGCTGTCACACTCATCGATTTTCTGAAAGAAAGATATAACAGCAAATGGGTTGTCTGGCTATCTTCTCTCAGCATCATAATCTTCCTGTTTTCCGCCATGGCTGCCCAATGGGTTGGCGGAGCAAGATTAATTGAATCACTGACAGGATTAAGCTATTTATCGGCTTTATTCATTTTTGCCGCTTCTGTCATGGTCTACGTTGTCATAGGCGGCTTCCGTGCTGTTGCCGTAACGGATGCTGTCCAGGGCGGAATTATGTTCATCGGCACTATGATCCTGCTGGTTGCTGTTATTGTGGCAGGTGGAGGAATACCAAATATTATCAGCGATCTGTCTTCAGAAAACCCGAATCTGATTACTCCGTTTGGCTTTGATGGCGGATTGACCCCTTTATATGTATCCTCATTCTGGATTCTGGTTGGAGTGGGGGTTGTAGGTCTTCCTCAGGTTGCAGTAAGGGCCATGTCCTATAAAAATGCCAGAGCCATGCATAGGGCCATTATCATCGGAACAATAGTGGTCGGCTTTATCATGCTTGGCATGCATTTAATTGGCGTGTTTGCACGGCCGATTCTTCCGGGGATTGAAGTAGGGGATAAAGTTATGCCGATGATTGCCATGGAAGTCCTTCCGCCATGGCTTGCGGGAATTGTGCTGGCTGCACCGATGGCTGCCATCATGTCAACCGTGGATTCCCTGCTTCTTCTGGTCAGCTCGGCGATTGTTAAAGATGTGTATATTAATTACATTAAACCTGATGCTGAAGAAAGCACGGTTAAGAAAATGAGTTTTGCCGTCACAGCCCTGCTGGGGGTTCTGGTGTGCATCATGGCGCTCAGTCCGCCCGATTTGCTGATCTGGCTGAATCTCTTTTCTTTTGGAGGACTGGAAGCAGCATTCATATGGCCTGTTGTTCTGGGTCTTTATTGGGCGAAGGGAAATAAATATGGTGCGGTGGCCTCCATGATAACCGGAACGGCTTCCTATATTTTATTCCACACTTTTTATCCCAATGCTTTAGGCATGAATACAGTCGTATTGCCTATTGCTTTATCACTGGCCGCATATATAGCTGTAAGTCTATTTACCGAAAAAACAGCACCTGCAGCAGCAGAAATTTAA
- the queF gene encoding preQ(1) synthase — MSGRKDEELTDITLLGNQGTNYLFEYAPEILEAFDNKHPNRDYFVKFNCPEFTSLCPKTGQPDFATIYISYIPDQKMVESKSLKLYLFSFRNHGDFHEDCMNIIMNDLIELMDPRYIEVWGKFTPRGGISIDPYCNYGKPGTKYEKMADYRLMNHDLYPETIDNR; from the coding sequence ATGTCAGGAAGAAAAGATGAGGAATTGACGGATATTACATTATTGGGAAATCAGGGTACTAACTATCTTTTTGAATATGCTCCTGAGATTCTGGAGGCTTTTGATAATAAGCATCCAAACCGCGATTATTTTGTAAAGTTTAATTGCCCAGAGTTTACGAGCCTTTGCCCGAAAACAGGCCAGCCGGATTTTGCAACCATCTATATCAGCTATATTCCGGATCAAAAGATGGTAGAGAGCAAGTCATTGAAGCTATATCTTTTCAGCTTCAGAAATCACGGCGATTTCCATGAGGACTGCATGAATATCATTATGAATGATCTTATCGAATTAATGGATCCACGCTATATTGAGGTTTGGGGCAAGTTCACTCCTCGTGGAGGAATCTCCATCGATCCGTATTGCAATTACGGAAAGCCGGGGACGAAATATGAAAAAATGGCCGATTACCGCTTGATGAACCATGATCTATATCCGGAGACGATTGACAATCGTTAA
- the mscL gene encoding large conductance mechanosensitive channel protein MscL, whose amino-acid sequence MWNEFKKFALKGNVLDLAVGVVIGAAFGKIVSSLVDDIIMPLVGLLMGGVDFTDLMVKVGGAQVKYGLFIQNVVDFFIVAFSIFVFIRIINNRFKKKEEAAPAPAVDKNVELLTEIRDLLKKNNL is encoded by the coding sequence ATGTGGAATGAGTTTAAAAAATTCGCTCTAAAGGGAAATGTCCTGGATTTGGCAGTTGGGGTTGTAATCGGAGCTGCCTTCGGAAAGATTGTATCTTCCCTTGTAGATGATATTATTATGCCGCTTGTCGGATTGCTGATGGGCGGAGTCGACTTTACGGATCTTATGGTTAAGGTCGGTGGGGCACAAGTGAAATACGGTTTATTCATACAGAATGTGGTGGATTTCTTCATCGTGGCATTCTCCATTTTCGTCTTTATCAGGATTATCAACAATCGTTTTAAAAAGAAAGAAGAAGCAGCACCGGCACCAGCTGTGGATAAAAATGTTGAGCTTTTAACTGAAATAAGAGACCTATTAAAAAAAAATAATTTATGA
- a CDS encoding Bax inhibitor-1/YccA family protein, with protein sequence MYVQYTANNSYLPSVLRAFALSLGIAFAGTMAGVFIPPALFLPLMLLELGMLLFAFLLRRKKAIGYTFLYVFTFISGMTTYPIVAHYLAAIGPNPVLTALATTTVVFTGLAVYASTTKRDLSFLGGMLMAALLALIAIGIFSLIWPLSSNAMLAFSFIGVLVFSGYVLFDFNRMKQYGVSPEEVPLMALNLYLDFINLFINILRIFGILGSRD encoded by the coding sequence ATGTATGTACAGTATACCGCAAATAACAGTTATTTGCCCTCTGTTTTACGGGCGTTTGCCTTATCATTGGGGATTGCATTTGCCGGAACGATGGCGGGTGTTTTCATCCCTCCAGCCCTGTTTTTGCCGCTAATGCTTCTTGAACTTGGAATGCTGCTTTTCGCTTTCCTGCTCCGCCGCAAAAAAGCTATTGGGTATACATTCCTTTATGTCTTTACATTTATTTCAGGGATGACGACCTACCCGATTGTTGCCCACTACCTGGCTGCTATTGGACCTAACCCTGTTTTAACAGCACTTGCAACGACCACGGTTGTATTCACTGGCTTAGCTGTATATGCTTCGACAACGAAGCGGGACTTATCTTTCCTTGGCGGCATGCTGATGGCGGCATTGCTCGCTCTTATTGCGATTGGAATTTTCAGCCTCATCTGGCCGTTAAGCTCTAACGCGATGCTCGCGTTCTCCTTCATCGGAGTGCTTGTGTTCAGCGGATATGTGCTATTCGACTTCAACCGCATGAAGCAGTATGGAGTGTCACCGGAAGAAGTGCCTTTGATGGCTCTTAACCTATACCTTGATTTTATCAACCTGTTCATTAATATCCTTCGCATTTTTGGAATATTGGGGAGCCGGGACTAA
- a CDS encoding 5-formyltetrahydrofolate cyclo-ligase has translation MKTKKEIREYIWNFLEENKLGRFPFPLTNRIPNFKGAEKAAAFVFTMPEYKEAKVIKVNPDSPQLPVRTQILKDGKTLLVPTPRLKAGFIMVKPEWVPPGEERKAASLKHIHSYGKEVPLTELPEIDLFFAGSVGLHPDGRRVGKGEGYADREYAIIRELGNPEIPVIGTVNSAQVTEADIPRDPYDLTVDWIATEKELIKTNTPYPKPIGIQWDLVTDKEMEEMPVLHEIWEITKGKAAK, from the coding sequence ATGAAAACGAAGAAAGAAATACGTGAGTACATATGGAATTTTCTTGAGGAGAACAAGCTTGGCCGCTTTCCGTTTCCTTTAACAAATAGAATTCCCAATTTCAAAGGAGCTGAAAAAGCGGCTGCATTTGTTTTTACGATGCCTGAGTATAAAGAGGCTAAGGTCATTAAGGTAAATCCTGATTCTCCGCAGCTGCCGGTACGCACCCAAATTCTGAAAGATGGAAAGACATTGCTGGTTCCAACTCCACGGCTGAAAGCAGGCTTTATTATGGTAAAGCCGGAATGGGTACCGCCCGGGGAGGAGCGAAAAGCAGCGAGCCTTAAGCATATTCACTCATACGGAAAAGAAGTTCCCCTCACAGAATTGCCGGAAATTGATTTGTTTTTTGCCGGATCAGTGGGGCTTCACCCGGATGGCCGGCGGGTCGGAAAAGGGGAGGGTTATGCTGATCGGGAGTATGCGATCATCAGGGAACTGGGGAATCCTGAAATCCCTGTGATTGGAACGGTTAACAGCGCCCAGGTGACAGAGGCAGATATCCCGAGGGATCCTTATGATCTGACTGTCGACTGGATTGCCACTGAAAAGGAACTGATCAAAACCAATACGCCCTATCCAAAACCAATCGGGATTCAATGGGATCTTGTAACGGATAAGGAAATGGAAGAGATGCCGGTTTTGCATGAAATATGGGAGATCACAAAAGGAAAAGCAGCCAAGTAA
- a CDS encoding gluconate 2-dehydrogenase subunit 3 family protein, with the protein MSEHEQKQESTMSRRRFIRNSGLVAGGLVGGGILGGLIGANMNKDGTATEENAHTNGHDQVAYQQSPLYFTNPETFGILQAAVERIYPKDENGPGANDLDVPFFIDHQLAGSWGNNTREYMQGPFFPGSNFQGYQSPLKRHEVFDVGLAALQTYSNEKFKKPFAELEGEQQDEILTAFEEDKVKLRGVTSRTFFNILRAATIEGVYADPAYAGNKNMEGWKMKDFPGHQMSYINQIESEKFVKIKPNSLHSYTK; encoded by the coding sequence ATGTCTGAACATGAACAAAAACAAGAATCAACCATGTCCCGGAGAAGATTCATCCGCAATTCAGGGTTAGTTGCCGGCGGTTTAGTAGGAGGCGGTATTCTTGGCGGCTTAATTGGTGCAAACATGAATAAAGACGGTACAGCAACGGAAGAGAATGCCCATACAAACGGGCATGATCAGGTTGCCTATCAGCAGTCTCCTTTATATTTCACAAACCCCGAGACATTCGGAATCCTGCAGGCAGCCGTTGAGAGAATTTATCCAAAGGATGAAAATGGCCCTGGGGCCAATGATTTGGATGTTCCATTTTTTATCGACCATCAGCTTGCTGGCTCATGGGGCAACAATACAAGGGAATATATGCAGGGTCCATTCTTTCCAGGGTCGAACTTTCAGGGTTACCAGTCCCCTTTAAAACGGCATGAAGTATTTGATGTCGGACTTGCTGCCCTGCAGACTTACAGCAATGAAAAATTCAAGAAGCCTTTTGCTGAACTGGAGGGCGAACAGCAGGATGAAATTCTTACAGCCTTTGAAGAGGATAAAGTGAAGCTCCGGGGTGTTACTTCAAGAACTTTCTTTAATATTCTCCGGGCCGCCACCATTGAAGGTGTCTATGCAGATCCTGCCTATGCCGGAAACAAAAATATGGAAGGCTGGAAAATGAAAGACTTTCCTGGCCATCAAATGAGCTATATCAATCAGATTGAGTCTGAAAAATTCGTGAAAATCAAACCGAACAGTCTTCATTCATATACGAAATAG
- a CDS encoding GMC family oxidoreductase, producing MAKTLPKTDAVVVGVGWAGGIIAAELGKQGLKVVGLERGKERGVKDYYVVHDELRYGIRYELMQDLSKETITFRNHGKERALPMRQLGSFLLGEGLGGSGVHWNGHTFRFLPYDFEIKSQTVKKYGEAKIKGLQVQDWGITYDELEPYFYEFEKAAGIGGEEAELGPKRADPFPNPPMKETPITARFKKAAKSLGMKPYQMPSGNMSEAYENQYGAKMAACQYCAFCERFGCEYGAKADPTVAVIPFAKETGNVDIRNFANVTEIIHDGKKATGVRYVDVQTKEEFIQPAEMVILTSYVMNNTRLLLTSKLGRPYNPDTGSGVIGKNYCYQILPGSAGFFDEEQFNTFMGAGALGATVDDYNGDNFDHSDLGFIHGGSISINQSGYRPIQYNMVPTDTPKWGSKFKENSIKYFTRALSIGTQGASMPVQHNYMDLDPSYKDAYGLPLLRLTYDFTEQDKNLYNYIGKITDNIMKEMGPSKINDRQQLEHYDIVPYQTTHNTGGVIMGAEPETSAVNNYLQMWDAENVFVVGASAFAHNGGYNPTGTVGALAYRAAEGIIKYSKEGGLLA from the coding sequence ATGGCGAAAACATTGCCAAAAACGGATGCAGTCGTTGTAGGAGTCGGGTGGGCCGGCGGAATCATTGCGGCTGAACTGGGGAAACAGGGATTAAAAGTTGTCGGCTTGGAGCGCGGAAAAGAGCGGGGTGTCAAGGACTACTATGTGGTCCATGATGAACTGCGCTATGGAATACGCTATGAATTAATGCAGGATCTTTCTAAAGAAACGATTACGTTCCGCAATCATGGGAAGGAACGTGCCCTTCCGATGCGCCAGCTTGGGTCCTTTTTGCTGGGCGAAGGCTTAGGCGGGTCCGGTGTTCACTGGAATGGGCATACTTTCCGCTTTCTGCCTTATGATTTTGAAATCAAGTCACAGACGGTTAAAAAATATGGTGAAGCCAAGATTAAAGGTCTTCAAGTTCAGGATTGGGGTATTACATACGATGAATTGGAGCCATATTTTTACGAATTTGAAAAGGCGGCAGGTATTGGCGGAGAAGAAGCGGAGCTTGGGCCAAAAAGAGCGGACCCGTTCCCAAATCCTCCAATGAAGGAAACACCTATTACAGCAAGATTTAAAAAGGCCGCGAAATCTTTGGGGATGAAACCTTACCAAATGCCATCGGGCAATATGAGCGAGGCTTATGAGAATCAATATGGCGCCAAAATGGCCGCATGCCAGTATTGTGCGTTTTGCGAACGCTTCGGCTGTGAATATGGAGCAAAGGCTGATCCGACTGTGGCCGTTATTCCGTTTGCCAAAGAAACGGGCAATGTGGATATCCGGAACTTTGCGAATGTAACGGAAATTATTCACGACGGCAAAAAAGCAACCGGTGTGCGCTATGTGGATGTCCAGACAAAAGAAGAATTCATTCAGCCGGCTGAAATGGTTATTCTGACCAGCTATGTCATGAATAATACCCGCCTCTTGCTGACATCCAAATTGGGGCGCCCATACAATCCTGATACAGGATCAGGGGTGATCGGGAAGAACTACTGCTATCAGATCCTTCCCGGGTCAGCGGGCTTTTTTGATGAAGAGCAATTTAACACATTCATGGGTGCCGGTGCCCTCGGTGCAACGGTGGATGATTACAATGGAGACAATTTTGACCACTCGGATCTCGGCTTTATCCATGGCGGCTCGATATCTATCAACCAGTCAGGATACCGGCCAATTCAATATAATATGGTTCCGACTGACACACCGAAATGGGGCAGCAAATTCAAGGAGAACTCCATCAAGTATTTCACAAGAGCATTAAGCATTGGCACGCAGGGTGCGTCCATGCCTGTGCAGCACAATTACATGGATCTCGATCCTTCTTATAAAGATGCTTACGGACTTCCCCTGCTTCGTCTGACATATGATTTCACGGAACAGGATAAGAACCTTTATAACTATATTGGAAAAATCACAGACAACATCATGAAGGAAATGGGACCGTCAAAAATTAACGACCGGCAGCAGCTGGAGCATTACGATATCGTCCCTTATCAGACGACACACAATACAGGCGGTGTCATCATGGGGGCTGAGCCTGAAACATCAGCCGTAAACAACTACCTCCAAATGTGGGATGCAGAGAATGTCTTTGTCGTTGGTGCCTCCGCATTCGCTCACAACGGAGGATATAATCCGACAGGAACCGTTGGGGCGCTCGCCTACCGTGCTGCTGAAGGAATCATCAAATACAGCAAAGAAGGCGGACTGCTTGCATAA
- the tatA gene encoding twin-arginine translocase TatA/TatE family subunit has protein sequence MGLSNIGIPGLIIILVITLIIFGPKKLPEIGSAFGRTLSEFKKSARDIMSDDDEPDSKTRSIETADRKDKPL, from the coding sequence ATGGGGCTTTCAAATATCGGGATACCCGGATTGATTATCATCCTGGTTATCACCTTAATTATCTTTGGTCCTAAAAAGCTTCCTGAGATCGGGTCTGCATTTGGAAGGACCTTATCAGAATTCAAAAAATCAGCCAGAGATATTATGAGCGATGATGATGAACCTGATTCAAAAACACGTTCAATTGAAACGGCTGACCGGAAGGATAAACCGCTTTAA
- the tatC gene encoding twin-arginine translocase subunit TatC produces MKTDEQTLVEHLTDLRKVLIRSLIFFVVSFALCLFFINRLIPMLANDHELVMLGPLDVIKLYTGIAGSISLGLSLPFISYQIWLFVKPALTQKESRVSLMFFPAILFSFIGGLGFGFFIIFPAIYQFLMLLGESHFAMMITAREYFSFLLMSTIPFGFLFEVPLLLLFLTTIGVVTPVMLSSMRKYAYLIMAVVSALITPPDLFSQVLVLVPLIGLYEIGVIMSKVKFRKLKAVQETPSSEI; encoded by the coding sequence ATGAAAACGGACGAACAAACCCTTGTAGAACATTTAACAGACCTGAGAAAAGTGCTGATTCGATCTCTGATTTTCTTTGTTGTCAGCTTTGCCTTATGTCTGTTTTTCATCAACCGGCTGATCCCTATGCTCGCAAACGATCATGAGCTGGTTATGCTTGGACCGCTTGATGTCATTAAGCTGTACACAGGAATTGCAGGAAGCATCAGCCTTGGGCTTTCGCTTCCTTTCATTTCCTATCAGATCTGGCTGTTTGTGAAGCCTGCATTAACGCAAAAAGAAAGCAGAGTATCTCTAATGTTTTTCCCGGCAATTCTTTTCAGCTTTATCGGCGGGCTTGGCTTCGGATTTTTCATTATCTTCCCTGCCATTTATCAGTTTTTAATGCTATTGGGTGAATCACATTTTGCGATGATGATCACGGCCAGGGAGTATTTTTCTTTTCTCCTGATGTCGACCATTCCTTTTGGTTTTTTGTTTGAGGTGCCCTTGCTGTTATTGTTTCTGACAACGATTGGTGTTGTCACCCCAGTTATGCTCAGTTCAATGCGAAAATACGCTTATTTGATCATGGCCGTTGTATCAGCTCTCATCACACCGCCAGACTTATTTTCACAGGTTCTAGTCCTCGTGCCTCTTATCGGGCTGTATGAAATTGGCGTTATTATGTCAAAAGTAAAATTCAGGAAATTGAAAGCTGTTCAGGAAACACCATCCAGTGAAATCTAA